The Luteolibacter rhizosphaerae region CACTTGCCGCGCTTGTGGTCGTAGCGGGGAATGAGCTTCGGAGTGCGGGCCATGAAGGCAAATGGCGCGGAAACGGGCAGGTTTGCTAGCCAAATTCGGGCGCATTCGGGCGAAATTCGGGCGCAGCCGGAAAACGAAAATGGCCAGCAGAAGCTGGCCAAGTCGTTGAGAGAGAATGGAGCGGGCGATGAGATTCGAACTCACGACATCCACCTTGGCAAGGTGGCGCTCTACCACTGAGCTACGCCCGCGTCGCGAAACGCGTGCGCGGTTTCTACACGGGGGCCGACGATCGGCAAGAGAAAACTTGCATCAAAATTGAGTGGGTTTGAGGAGGGCTCGGTGGAACGCGTGTTCCACAGAAACGGCAGCCCCTGAAATAATTCGTCCGCACACGCTATGTGTGCGGACTACGTGGCGAGCAGATCGCTCGCGGTCCGGGTGACCCGGAGAAAGCTGAATCTAATCCAAGGGAAACTCTCCATCCTCGCCGATGCCGATCCAATTCAGGCGGCCGAAAGCGCGGAAGATCGCCGGAGTCAGTTCGTCGCCGTCGTCTTCAGCATGCTCGACGGTGGCGGAGCTGGTGAGACCGCGCATCGACTCGATGCTGATCACGGTGCGGTATCCTTCGAAGTGGATCCAATCGCCCCAGTTCTTCGACTCGTGGCGGGGGAAAAGCTTCTCCTTTCGAAGCGCTTCGACGACTTCTTTGATGGTGCAGGGATCTTCGGATTCGGGCAGTTGCAGGACAGTTTCCATGTGGCGGGCGGGAAGCGTGCAGGGGATTATTCGCGAATGGAAGCTTCGCATAGCCGGGAATACAAGCCGCCTCTTGCGAGAAGGTCTTCGTGTTTTCCGCACTCCACGAGTTTTCCGTCCTGTAGCACGCAAATCAGGTCGGCTTTGCGGACCGTCGAGAGACGGTGCGCGATGACAAAGGAGGTGCGATCGGCGCGGAGATTCTCGAGCGCTTGCTGCACGAGACGTTCGGTTTCGTTGTCGAGAGCGGAAGTCGCTTCGTCTAACAGGAGGAGCGGAGGGTTCTTCAGAAGGGCACGGGCGATCGAGAGACGCTGCTTCTCTCCACCGGAGAAGCGCACGCCGCGCTCGCCGGCCACGGTGTCGAGCTTCTCCGGTAGATCTCGTACAAAGGGTGCGGCATTCGCGTTATCGAGCGCGGCCCAGATCTCGTCATCGGTGGCGTCCGGTTTTGCGAGTCGCAGATTCTCGCGCAGGGTGGTATTGAAGAGGAAGCTCTCCTGGGTCACGTAGCCGGTGTGGTCGCGCAGCCATTCCTTCGAGAGGGTTTCGATCGGATGGTCGTCGAGGAGGATGCGGCCTTGGTCGGTTTCGTAGAAGCGGGTGAGAAGATTGAGCACCGTGGACTTGCCCGCACCGGTGGGTCCCACGAGGGCGACGGTCATGCCGGGCTCCGCAATCAGTGACACGCCTTGGACCGCAGGTGAATCGGGATCGTAGGAGAAGCCCGCGTTCTCGAACACCACCTTGCCCTTGAACTCGGCGGGGCGCTCGCCCTCGGTGAGATTTGTTTCATCCGGCAGGTCGAGGATATCGAAGACGCGCTTCGCAGCGACCTTGCCGCTCACGTAGAGCTGGGTGAGATTGTTGATCCGCGAGATGGGATCGAAGAGAAAGCCCCAGGCAACCAGGAAGGCCATGGGTGTGCCTTTCTCCATCTTGCCCTCCAGAACCCACCAGGCACCGCAGGCGAGCATGAGGATGATGCCGGACTCTGCGAGCAGGGAGACGCCGGGCCAGACGAGGGCTTGGCCCTTCATCACGCGCATGTGCTTTTCTCCGACATGACGGCTGGCGGCATCGAAGCGATCGAGCGCTTCCGGCTCCACGGTGTAGGCCTTGATCTGGCGGATGCCCGCGAGGTTGTCGTGCAGCAGGGCGTTGAGTGCGGCGGACGCTTCGGAGGATTCTCGCCAGCGGGGTTCGGCCCGCTTTGAGTAGATGGTGGTGATCAGCCCGATGATCGGCAGCGGGGCCAGCGTGACGAGTGCGAGCTCCCAGCTATTGTAGAACATCCAGCCCGCCATGATCAGGAACTGAAGGACGGCAGGGATGGCTTGGTCGATCGTTTCAACGATTACCCGGTCGGTGGAGGGGACGTCGCTCGCTACGCGGGACATGATCTCGCCGGAGGAGTTCGTATCGAACCACTTGATCGGGAGACGCTGGAGTTTGTCGTAGAGTTTCTTGCGGAGGTCGTGGATCAGGCGCTGCTCCAGCGCGTTGTTCCCGTAGGTGCGGAGCATGAAGAGCGTCTGGCGCAGCAGGATGGCCCCGATGCCGAGGGAAGCAGTCTGGAAGAGCAACTCGCGGCGACCCTTGTCCATCACCTCGTCCACCAGCACCTGAGTCACGGTGGGGAGCACCAGTACGAGCACGGTGCAGATGACCGCCATGACCAGCGAGGTGGCGGCCCGGCCGGGATAGTGCAGGGCGAGGGAGAAGACGCGCTTGAGTACGGCCATGTTGTCACCAAAAAGCGCCCGGAATTGCCATCATGCAAGGAAGATGCTTCGCGTCCTGAGATTCCCGTGTTAGGAAGAGAGTGAAGCCCCATGCCTCGAACCCATATTCTCGCGCTCGATCAGGGCACGACCTCCTCCCGTGCGATCGTATTCGATCATGAGGGGCGGCAGGTCGCTGTGAGCCAGAAGGAGTATCCGCAGATCTTCCCGCAGCCGGGTCAGGTGGAGCACGATCCGCTGGCGATTTGGGCGAGCCAGTGGTCCACGGCAGTGGATGCGATGGGGAAAGCCGACTTGGAACCGCAGGACATCGCGGCCATCGGGATCGCGAACCAGCGGGAAACCACGCTCGTCTGGGACCGGGACAGCGGCAAACCGGTTTATAATGCCATTGTCTGGCAGGACCGGCGGACGGCAGGCGAGTGCGCGCGCTTGCGGGCCGAGGGGTTGGATCAGCTTTTCGCGGAGCGCACCGGGCTGCGGCTAGATCCCTACTTCTCCGGGACCAAAATCCGCTGGATCCTGGAGAACGTGGAGGGTGCGCGGGCCAAGGCTGACGCGGGCAAGCTGATGTTCGGCACGGTGGATAGCTGGCTGCTGTGGCGGCTCACCGGACGGACCGTGCATGCGACCGATGCGACGAATGCCTCCCGCACCCTGATCTACGATATCCATCGTGGCGATTGGGACGATGAGCTGCTGGGAATCCTCGGCATCCCCCGCTCGATGTTGCCGGAGGTGAAGGACAGCAGCGGGATTTTCGGCGAGTCGCAGGAAGGCATCCCCATCGCGGGGATCGCAGGCGATCAGCAGGCGGCGCTTTTCGGCCAAGGTTGCTTTTCGCCGGGAATGGCGAAGAACACTTACGGAACCGGTTGCTTCATGCTGATGAACACCGGCTGGGAAGCCGTGGCCTCCACCAACAATCTACTTACAACAGTGGCTTGGCGGATTGGCGGGAAGACGGAGTATGCCTTGGAAGGCTCGGTCTTCATGGGCGGAGCGGTGGTGAAGTGGTTGCGTGATGACTTGCAGTTGATCCGCACGGCGGAGGAGTGCGAGCAGGTGGCCGCCACGGTGGCGGATAGCGGCGGGCTTTACTTCGTGCCGGCCTTCACCGGCCTCGGTGCCCCGCATTGGGATCCCTACGCGAGGGGCGCGGTCTTCGGAATGACGCGCGGAACGAAGCGGGCGCATTTTTGCCGCGCCGCGCTCGAATCGATCGCATTCCAGAGCGCGGAGTTGGCGGGCTGCATGGTGAAGGATAGTGGCATTCCGCTGAAGCGCTTGCTGGTGGATGGCGGTGCCGCGCGCAGCGACCTGCTGATGCAGTTCCAGGCAGATCTCCTCGGCGTGGAGGTCATGCGGCCCAAGGAGGTCGAGACCACCGCCACGGGAGCGGCGTGGTTGGCCGGTCTCGCGGTTGGTTTTTGGACAAGCCGCGAGGAACTGCTGAAGCATCAGGAAGCGGGCAAGGAATTCCATCCCTCACGCCCCGGGGAAGACATGAGCCGCATGATGGACGGCTGGAACCGCGCGGTGGAACGCTCGAAAGGATGGGCCGATGATACGCTCTGAGCATCTCGCCGCGCTGGAGTCGGAAGTGTTCGACATCTGCATCGTGGGCGGCGGCGCCACGGGCTTGGGTGCGGCGGTGGATGCCGCATCGCGCGGACATCGTGTAGCCTTGGTCGAGCAGGCGGACTTCGCGAAGGGAACGTCATCGCGTTCTACCAAGCTCGTGCATGGCGGAGTGCGCTACCTAAAGCAGGGGAATATCCCGCTGGTCATGGATGCCCTCCACGAGCGCGGGCGGATGGCGCGGAATGCACCGCATCTGGTGCATGATCTGGCCTTCGTGATTCCCACCTATCACTGGTGGGAGGGTCCCTTCTACGGGATCGGGATGAAGGTCTACGATGGGCTGGCAGGGAAGCTGGGATTCGGCGCCAGCCGGGGGCTTTCGAAGGAGGAAACCTTGGAGCAGATCCCCACTATCGAGCCGGAGGGGCTGACGGGAGGAGTAGTCTACCACGACGGACAGTTCGACGATGCACGCTTGGCGATCC contains the following coding sequences:
- the glpK gene encoding glycerol kinase GlpK, which codes for MPRTHILALDQGTTSSRAIVFDHEGRQVAVSQKEYPQIFPQPGQVEHDPLAIWASQWSTAVDAMGKADLEPQDIAAIGIANQRETTLVWDRDSGKPVYNAIVWQDRRTAGECARLRAEGLDQLFAERTGLRLDPYFSGTKIRWILENVEGARAKADAGKLMFGTVDSWLLWRLTGRTVHATDATNASRTLIYDIHRGDWDDELLGILGIPRSMLPEVKDSSGIFGESQEGIPIAGIAGDQQAALFGQGCFSPGMAKNTYGTGCFMLMNTGWEAVASTNNLLTTVAWRIGGKTEYALEGSVFMGGAVVKWLRDDLQLIRTAEECEQVAATVADSGGLYFVPAFTGLGAPHWDPYARGAVFGMTRGTKRAHFCRAALESIAFQSAELAGCMVKDSGIPLKRLLVDGGAARSDLLMQFQADLLGVEVMRPKEVETTATGAAWLAGLAVGFWTSREELLKHQEAGKEFHPSRPGEDMSRMMDGWNRAVERSKGWADDTL
- a CDS encoding ABC transporter ATP-binding protein; protein product: MAVLKRVFSLALHYPGRAATSLVMAVICTVLVLVLPTVTQVLVDEVMDKGRRELLFQTASLGIGAILLRQTLFMLRTYGNNALEQRLIHDLRKKLYDKLQRLPIKWFDTNSSGEIMSRVASDVPSTDRVIVETIDQAIPAVLQFLIMAGWMFYNSWELALVTLAPLPIIGLITTIYSKRAEPRWRESSEASAALNALLHDNLAGIRQIKAYTVEPEALDRFDAASRHVGEKHMRVMKGQALVWPGVSLLAESGIILMLACGAWWVLEGKMEKGTPMAFLVAWGFLFDPISRINNLTQLYVSGKVAAKRVFDILDLPDETNLTEGERPAEFKGKVVFENAGFSYDPDSPAVQGVSLIAEPGMTVALVGPTGAGKSTVLNLLTRFYETDQGRILLDDHPIETLSKEWLRDHTGYVTQESFLFNTTLRENLRLAKPDATDDEIWAALDNANAAPFVRDLPEKLDTVAGERGVRFSGGEKQRLSIARALLKNPPLLLLDEATSALDNETERLVQQALENLRADRTSFVIAHRLSTVRKADLICVLQDGKLVECGKHEDLLARGGLYSRLCEASIRE